The Pseudanabaenaceae cyanobacterium SKYG29 genomic interval AAACGCTCCCGCATTCTTCTGGTTGCTAAGCCTATCCCTACTTCCATGTTTTCTAACTGGGGATTCAGCATAATCAAAGGGCGGTCACTCACCAGCTGCGCCAATTTTTCCACTTGCTCGAGTTCTACAGAACTGGGAGCAATTAGTAAAAACAAGTCCTTGTCTTCGGCGGTTAGTCTTCTTCCTTCGTTTACCCCCCGTAGTTTGATGGGAATGTCTGACCAGTCCCGCTGTGCTAGCGCTGCCGCCCCCGCATCAGGAAATATACCCTGCCACCGATCGCCATACCGCTCTGTCAAAGCTCTGGCAAACTGGTAAGCAATGGGCATCTGTCGCAGTTCCGGAAACCGTAAATCCACTACAAGGCGATAAGTACTGCGCTCAATTGCGCTAAAACAGGCAGCGATCGCTTGACTGACTGCTACCTCTAAACTGTCGGGTGGCTGCTGAGTTTCGCTGAACGGAGGGGTGTTCACTGTATCGCAACTTTCTAGGGCAAGGATAGTTTAGCAAAAGCTAGGAAATTGTTATTTCTATGGTATCAGCTGGGGAACGATTATGTATCCTGTTTCTCGGTTACCTAGAGTCAAGTTCTTCGCACTGCCCCAATACCACCAGTGGGCACCGACATAGGCGCAAATTAAACTATCCAGTTGGTCTTCCAGGATTTTTAGGTCTGTTCCCTTATCAGGGATAGCTGGTAACGATCGGGTAAGTTTTAACTGTGGCTCTCTGTGACAGAGAATAGTCTCAATGTAGTATTTTAACTTGCTTAGTTCCTGCTTTCTCTCATTTAGCTTGCCCTTTTTATACTTCAAAATCCGATCGAGACCAAACAAATGCACGATGGCAGGATGGGGAAATACTTCAATCTGATATTTGCCACTAGACTGGGGCTCAATTTGCGGGGCATGGGCAAATCCCCGCGCTTCTAATGCCCTGCCAAAACTGACTGTACGATGGGCAAAGGGTCTGCCCAAATTGGCAGGATAACAACCTGCATGATACTGGCGGAAGTATCGATGGGTAAGGCGATCGGGTAGTCGCATCCCCGTCGGATTGTTGATAATTGTCGGCGCATCGACAGCAATTAAAGTTGTGGTAATTGTCCAGCAGTCTACCCAATGCAAAATCGCTGCTATTTCTGCTAAGCGATCGAGATTGAGTAGGTATAAACTATCCCCTTGCCATTCCAAACAACAGACTCCACTTGGTTGGGACCGCCAACCCAAATCTATACCTAAGAAACGAGCAATCACTCCTGTTCTTCGTCAATATGGTCTGCTACAGCATTGTATAAATCTAAAACATGATGGTCTTGTAACTGATAATAAACTTTGCGCTTTTCTTTGCGATAACTAACTAACCGTAAATTGCGCAACACCCGTAACTGATGAGAAACCGCCGATTCTGTCATGCCCAGCACGCTGGCAATATCGTGTACACACAGCTCCTGCTGCGACAACACCGACAAAATCCGCAACCGATTGGCATCCCCCAGTAAGCTAAAAAATTCCGCCATCCGCTGCGCCTTCTCTACCCCCAATGGCTCCACACCCTCCAACCGATCAGCAGTACAGGGTAAGCCCTCACACTCAGGTAATATCTTGGACTC includes:
- a CDS encoding DUF1995 family protein; translation: MNTPPFSETQQPPDSLEVAVSQAIAACFSAIERSTYRLVVDLRFPELRQMPIAYQFARALTERYGDRWQGIFPDAGAAALAQRDWSDIPIKLRGVNEGRRLTAEDKDLFLLIAPSSVELEQVEKLAQLVSDRPLIMLNPQLENMEVGIGLATRRMRERFLNTFETAYYLQPLEAGFVWRCYPQTWQVWAEGQCLRELLSKPTPEELQRIFAPQTGKKFSFLDQLQTLFNFLNR
- a CDS encoding DUF429 domain-containing protein; this translates as MIARFLGIDLGWRSQPSGVCCLEWQGDSLYLLNLDRLAEIAAILHWVDCWTITTTLIAVDAPTIINNPTGMRLPDRLTHRYFRQYHAGCYPANLGRPFAHRTVSFGRALEARGFAHAPQIEPQSSGKYQIEVFPHPAIVHLFGLDRILKYKKGKLNERKQELSKLKYYIETILCHREPQLKLTRSLPAIPDKGTDLKILEDQLDSLICAYVGAHWWYWGSAKNLTLGNRETGYIIVPQLIP
- a CDS encoding metalloregulator ArsR/SmtB family transcription factor translates to MGVEKAQRMAEFFSLLGDANRLRILSVLSQQELCVHDIASVLGMTESAVSHQLRVLRNLRLVSYRKEKRKVYYQLQDHHVLDLYNAVADHIDEEQE